The genomic window GCGCACTATGCCGAAAGTGTATTAACTAACATCGGACTCTTTTTTGAAAATATACTGCATTTCTTTTTCAAAGATTTAAGTATCGAACGCATTATACATTTCTGCTTCGGATTAGTTATAACAGGTGGTTTATTACTTGCATTTTTTGATAAAAGTTTAGAAAAGGCAGAACTGAAATGCAAGGAACAATTAGTAAGGATCAGAAGAACATCAGGTCAAAAAACGATCTGGTACCACATTGTAGAAACATTTAGCGGCAACCTCTTAACACGGAAAATGGCTTTAAAAACTGAATATATTGTTGGCGTCATCTCGTTTGTTGCCCTTAACTTCCTATTGTTATTATTAAATGCCATCGATATTACCACGCTTTGGTTCGGTTATAAACCTTCAGGAAATTTCTCTGGAGAGCTACACCAGGGTACCAATACACTAATCTTTAGTATTGTAATGGCCATGGCGGTAATCCTTTACTTTTTTAGGGGAAATCTAAATTTTTATCGTAAAAGCAAAATATTAAGGGCACTGGCCTTTACCTGGATGGTTCAAAATTTTATCCTGATTATCTCGGTATTTATCCGCGATGGCTATTATATCGAATTCCATGGTTTAACACATAAAAGAATCGGTGTATTGGTATTCGCCATTCTTTGTATCATTGGTTTGGCCACCGTTTATTTAAAGGTTGCTAAGCAGAAAACCATATTTTATCTATTTAAAGTAAACGGGAACATCTGGTTTGCATTACTACTTGCTTTTAGCACCATTAACTGGGATGTTTTAATCGTAAAATACAACCTCAATCATGTAGATGCCGTTTCTATCGATCCTTATTATTTAATCTCTTTATCAGAAAAGACACTTCCATTTTTAGATAAAAACCGGTCAAAAATACATCCTTCAACCAATAACGATTCGGAAGTTGCCAAAGTAGATCGGCCAGAAGAAGCGCTAATGAGAAAATTAGATGAGCGAATTGGTTATTTCAAAGACCGTTACGAGAAATCGGGCTGGTTATCGTGGAATTTACAGGATTGGAATACGGCAGAATATTTTGGTATAAGTAAAAAATAATAACATCAAAAGTCATGAAAGCAAAAGCATTTTTAATCATTTTGACCATTGGTCTGTTCTCTTGGAATTACTTTTATCAATTGAGCACTGACAAAACATTAAGCCATTGCATAATAGATCAAATTTTTTCACAACAAAATATTGATTTTACTGAGATTGAAAATTTAGATACAGATCATATGCTGATTATTGCACCCTATGCTCAAATAAACATATTTCAACCCAACTTAAAAAAAGATTTAAGAAACATTCGGAACAACGGGATAAGACATCTTGATCATTTCAACTTAGCCGTTTTTACAAAAAATATTAAATCTGTTTCGATAGCAGAATTAAGCAGAAAATATGTTGATTTTAAGAAGACACAAATACTTATTCCATAGGCTCAAGCAAAATTCAAGAAAGTTAAAGCTGTTTGGCAAATCATTTTATAATTAACCGCTCAACCCTTAGCTCCCTGATGCATACCGCATCGGGGAAACTAAAAATTATTTAATTATCCATTTAAAACGTATATTAAAATATAAAAATCATGAAAAATCAAGAAACATTAAATTCAGGCAAACTAAGAATCATCATTATTTTAAGCGTAGTAGCATCAATATTAGCTATTCCTTTAATAGCCATGCAATTTACAAATGAAGTACAGTGGGACTTAAGGGATTTTGTAGCCGCTGGCATATTATTGCTTAGTACGGGTTTAGCCATCGAGCTTGTAATTAGAAACATGAAAACAGGCACCAGCAGGACCATAGTCCTAATTGTAATTTTAATTGCATTATTTTTAATCTGGGCAGAAATGGCTGTTGGAATTTTTGGGTCGCCGATTGCAGGAAGTTAGCACATTTTTAAAACAAATGTATAATGCCATTTCCAAATACGATCTAATATCGGCGATCTTAAGCCAATAAGCACTTTTATTGGCTATACTCCCCTTAAATCAAAATTAACGACAATGAAAAAAATTAGCTCAATAACTTTATTAAGTTTTACCATACTAGCATCAGCCTGCACTGAGGAAAGTAAAACCATTTCTACGGAAACAAGTAACATTCAAACGAAAAGTCAACCTAAAATACAGTACGATTCTCCAATTATCATTGGTAAAACAGATATTCTGCTATATCCTTTGAGATTAAATGATGGCGATTACGATAGTTATAAAAGAGAGGGGAATTCCAACCATTGGAACCTCATCTTTCACAATGTTATTTCAGGTAAAAGCGAATTATTGACTAAAGAAAAAGTTATTATCAACTCCTTCAATATTGGTCATTCAGAACATAATCCAAATAATCAAAATACTTTATCCGATCAGTTTATCTACTATAATATTACCGATTCTGACTATGATGGCAATAAAAAACTAACAGACAGAGATCCTAGTAAACTTTACCTCTCTAACCTGGAGGGAAAATCATTTATCCGGATATCTCCAAACAACTACGACGTAAGTAGCTGGAAAATAGACGATAAACATGATTTAATATTAATGGATCTGATAAAGGACACTAATGGAGATAAAGAATTTGATGATAAGGATGAAGTTGAATATTTTACATACAACTTAAAAACAGGGGCTTTAAAAACTGTCTTCGGTAAGAACTTTAAAGATGAAATTAAAAATTTAGCAAAAAAAGTATTGTAGAATAGCTACATCTGCTTCTTTATTGAGGTTAAGGCCCAATAATCAGCTTATGTACCACATCGCTTTTCCCGATTAACATAAAACGTTCATTTTCTGAAAAAATCGGCAATTGCTATTTGTTTAAAGGGTTTGAAATTGTAGCTTTGGGCAAATTTTGTAGCAAATGAATATTCACGAATACCAGGGTAAACAAATATTAAAAAGTTTCGGTGTTAACGTTCAAGAAGGAATAGTTGCCGATACTCCTGAGCAAGCTGTTGAGGCTGCTAAGCAACTGAAAATAGATTACAATTCTGACTGGGTTGTAATTAAAGCGCAAATCCACGCTGGTGGCCGCGGTAAAGGTGGAGGTGTTAAATTAGCCAAAAACCTTGAAGAAGTTAAACAACGTGCAACCGACATTATTGGTATGCAATTGGTTACTCCTCAAACTGGCCCTGAAGGTAAATTAGTGAGTAAAATTTTAGTTGCCCAGGATGTTTATTATCCAGGTGCTTCTGAAACCAAAGAATTCTATATTTCGGTATTGTTAGACCGTGCAAAAGGCCGTAACATTATCATGTACAGTACAGAAGGTGGTATGGATATCGAAGAAGTTGCCGAGCACACTCCACACTTAATTTTCAAAGAAGAAATCGACCCTAAAGTTGGTTTACAGGGTTTCCAAGCCCGTAAAGTAGCTTTTAACTTAGGCGTTAGTGGTGCTGCACACAAAGAAATGGTTAAATTTGTAACCGCTTTATACAAAGCTTACGAAGCAACTGATTCTTCAATGTTCGAAATTAACCCGGTATTAAAAACTTCTGATGATAAAGTAATTGCAGTAGATGCTAAAGTGAATCTGGATGAAAACGCTTTGTTCCGTCATCCTGATTATGCAGCAATGCGCGATGTAACGGAAGAAGATCCAATGGAAGTTGAAGCAAGTGCTTCTAACCTAAACTTCGTTAACCTTGATGGTAACGTAGGTTGTATGGTTAATGGTGCTGGTTTAGCTATGGCTACCATGGATATTATTAAATTGGCCGGTGGTGAGCCTGCTAACTTCTTAGACGTTGGCGGAACTGCTAATGCACAAACAGTTAAAGCAGCTTTCAACATCATTTTGAAAGATCCAAACGTTAAAGCAATTTTGATCAACATTTTTGGCGGTATTGTTCGTTGCGACCGTGTTGCGCAAGGTGTAATCGATGCTTATAAAGAAATCGGTAATATTCCAGTGCCAATTATCTGCCGTTTACAAGGCACAAATGCCGAAGAAGCTAAAAAATTAATTGATGAGTCTGGCCTTCAGGTTTACTCAGCAATCGCTTTAAAAGAAGCTGCAGATTTAGTTACTAAAGTATTGGCTGAACAAGCGCAATAAGCTTAAAGTAAGAAGACTAAAGCTTAAAGCATTAATCATAAGATATAAACCTTTCAGTGAAAACTGGAAGGTTTTTTTTTTATTTCCCTCTTTTAGAGCCGTGTCCGCAGGACGAGGTGTTCTTTAACCTATCATTACCAGCAATTCAATAGCAATCGACTTAAATGTACTAAGGTGTCTTAGGTGGTCAATATTTTTCTTGGAAAGCAAGGCTCTACACATTTCGGTTCCGGAAGTCCTGCTATCAAACAATCTTTTTGCGATTGTCAGTCTGAGCGGAGTCGAAGACCCTGCAACGAAAAGTACTTTCGTGTTATCAGATTTATTTGACATGAGTCCGTCGTACTTCGGAAAAAAAACACAATGTTAAACTTACGAAGTCTTTCCTGCGCTCGAGCCCTTTTAGACTTTGTAAGTTAATCTGCGCGGAATTCTAAAATATCACCAGGCTGGCAATCTAAAGCTTTACAGATCGCTTCTAACGTTTCCAAACGGATCGCCTTTGCTTTGCCTGTTTTAAGTATCGATAAATTAGACATCGTAATCCCTACCCGTTCACTTAATTCGGTTAATGACATTTTACGCCGGGCCAGCATTACATCTAAGTTGATTATTATTGGCATTATAGATTGTAAAGTTAGGGATGTTTCGGTTAACCTAAATGGTTAAATCGTTTTCTTGTTTAATAAACACCGCATCCTTAATAACCTTTGACAGGATGATAATTATGATACCTATCCCTATATTAGAGAAGTTCACAGAACCTCCAAAATTAAAATGGAGATCAGCTCCTCCACTATTTGAAAATCCGCCAATTAGTCCCTTTGTTTCTAATCGAACTGCAGGTATAATTTGGGCATTTATGAATATGCATACCAACTCAAAAAACTCTACAGAAATCAATAATATACCGATGAAAGAAATTAATTTAAAGCTTCTCTTACAGAGAAAGTCTCCTTTGAGATAAATATTAACTAATTTAATCAGAAGAACTAATAAAAGTATTATAGCATAAATGCGAATTTGAGCGTAAGAGAACCAAAATGCATTATCTATTTTGCTTTTAGAATGAAATTTCAAAAGTACTGGACCAGTCATCCTTAAATCATTATCGACAGTAATTTCATTTTCCTTATCAAGAACGACTAAAGTATTTGTAACCTTTTTGGTTATCACAGAATCGTTTTGTCTATCTCTATTAAATTTATCATAACCAGGATATTTCGTCTTCGACCGCGTTTCAAAACTCCCATTTTTGTACCAGATGCAAGTATCGGGAATGGATATACTCATTCCAATTTGTAAATAAGTGCCCTGCCCACCTATATCGCCCAGCTCACCGCCACTGGGTATTGAAATATAACGCTTGGTATTAAAAAGATATGAACCCAGATCCATTAGGCAAGTAAAAGATACAAGACAGATAACGAGCATTAGAAGAGCTCTGATAATCCTGGCTAAAATATTATACTTCATCATTATATCGTTAAATCGTTTCTTGTTAAATTCTACTTCCTTATTTACAACCTGACAAAAACTACATGATCAAAAACACCTGGTAACTAGCGCTTTTATTATTTGCTTTAAATAGTTGAAAAATTAAGAAACGTCATATTTATTTAATTATTTACAGGGCAAACATAAATAATAAATTATTATAATTCAAATATTATTTATTGTTTTACAATAAATAATATTTGAAAAACAATTACAATGTAATTATTCGGACACATCATGTCAGGATTTTATTTGGAATGGTTTTTGCTGTAAGTAAAACTGTAAAAAACTTGTGCAAACAGTAACATTTTCAGCATTTTATCCTTTCGGATTGCTATACAATTTCGTAACTTTGCACACTCAATAATTAAAGAGCACACAATTCGTATAAATGAGACAACTCAAGATAACGCAATCCATTACCAACCGTGAAAGTCAGTCATTAGATAAATACCTACACGAAATTGGCAAAGTAGATTTAATAACAGCAGAAGAGGAAGTAATTTTAGCAAGGAAGATTCGTGAGGGCGATCAGGCTGCATTAGAGCGATTGACTAAGACCAACTTGCGTTTCGTTGTATCTGTTGCAAAACAATATCAAAATCAGGGCTTAACCTTAGGCGATTTAATCAATGAAGGTAACTTAGGTTTAATTAAAGCGGCAAAACGTTTTGATGAGACTAAAGGTTTCAAATTCATTTCTTATGCCGTTTGGTGGATTCGTCAATCTATTTTGCAGGCAATTGCCGAGCAAAGCCGTATTGTACGTTTACCTTTAAACCAGGTAGGTTCATTAAGCAAGATCAGTAAAGCTTTCTCTAAATTAGAGCAAGAATACGAACGCGAACCTTCTCCTGAAGAACTTGCTGATATTTTAGAAACTACAGTGGATAAAATTTCAGACACACTTAGTAATTCAGGCCGTCACGTATCAATGGATGCTCCATTTGTTCAAGGTGAAGAAAATACATTATTAGATGTATTGGAAAACCACGAACCAAATACAGATAGTTCATTGATTAATGAATCTTTATCAGAAGAAATTAAACGTTCTTTATCTACTTTAACTGAAAGAGAAAGAGAAATTATCGTTTTATTCTTCGGCTTAGGTTCCAACCATCCCCTTTCTCTAGAAGAAATTGGAGAGAAATTTAATTTAACCCGCGAACGTGTTCGCCAGATTAAGGATAAAGCGTTACAGCGTTTACGTCATACGTCAAGAAGTAAAATCTTAAAATCTTATTTAGGATAGGAAATTAGACTCATATAAACAAAAAAAGATCGGCTATTGGCCGATCTTTTTTTGTTTATTAGATTTCTCCTGCGAAGGAGTGCCTTTGGAACGCTACGGTCGAAATGACGATTACACGCTACCAATCTTTTTTGTTAACTACAACTAAGTTTATCGTTATGATTTTATATCTTTAAGTCATGTCGATTGGTCTACTCAAAAAATCCTTAACCATATACAAACCCATTTTTTTATGGAATGTACTGGTCAGCTTGCTCACATCAGTATTTTTCATTTTAAATGGCTTTAAGGAGCCAGAAATTTATTCCTTTGCCGTATTCATCAAACTTATCGGTTGGGTATTTTCTGTTGCCATATATTTCATGTTTTATCAATCTACTGCATACTTTTTCAAAAATCAGGGCATAGGCTTTAGAAAAATCATGACAAACCTGATTTTATATGATTTAATTGTTTTTATCGGAATCTTAATCATTTCATCAATATGCAAAGACTTTTTATCGATAGTGTTAACCAAACTTTTGCAGATCGGGAAGTATTAAGCAGCGTTTACCTTAACTGTAAAATTGGTGAAGTAGTCGGTTTATTGGGCAGGAATGGATCCGGTAAATCAACTATGTTACAGATCATTTTTGGAAGTGTAAAAGCAAACTTCAAATACCTTAATATAAATAATAAAGTATATGAAAAAGGCTATCTGTCAAACAATCTGTCTTATTTGCCTCAGGATAATTTTATTCCAAACCAGATTAGTATTTTTCAGGCCATTAATATCTTTTGCAAAAAACGGCAAGCTGAATTACAGCAAATTGAAGTTGTTGCAAATCATTTAAAGTCTAAATTTTATAACCTATCTGGTGGAGAACGCAGGTTTGTAGAATGTTTATTAATGATTTACAGCGATGCACAATATATACTTCTCGATGAGCCATTTTCGCAGTTATCGCCACTGTGGATCGAAGAATTGAAAGACCATATTAATCGGATGAAAGCATACAAAGGTTTTATCATTACCGATCATTACTACAAGTCTATTTTAGCTATTTCCGATCGTATTGTACTTTTGCACAATCGATGCAACTACAACATCAACAGTAAAGAAGACCTGGTTTTGCATGGCTATTTACCAGGATTTACAGTTTAAATTTAAAAACTGTGTCATGCTGATCCGATGGTTATCGGATTTATTTCAGCATCTATCGTCAACAGCTCAAATTAAAAGATCCTGAAACAAGTTCAGGATGACGATTGCCTAGCCAGACGCGTCATGCTGAATTTATTTCATCCATCTTAAGCAAATTAAAACTCCTGAATCAAGTTAAGGATGACGATTTTCTCGTCTTAGAACAACAGATGTTTCACTGTCAATCCGTTATTAATTAACTGTTTCAACGAATCAATACCGATTCTTAAATGTGTTTCTACATATTTTTCGGTTACGCTGCTATCACTTTCAGCAGTTTTAACACCTTCAGGAATCATCGGTTGATCGGAAACTAAAAGCAATGCGCCTGCTGGGATTTTGTTGGCAAAGGCTGTGGTAAAAACCGTAGCCGTTTCCATATCCACTGCCATCGCCCTTAAAGTTTTCAAGTATTTTTTAAATTCTTTATCGTGCTCCCAAACCCTGCGGTTGGTGGTATAACAGGTTCCGGTCCAGTAATCCCTACCATGATCACGTATGGTTGTAGAAATCGCTTTCTGCAAGGCGAATGCTGGCAATGCAGGCACCTCTGCCGGCAGGTAATCATTTGACGTACCTTCTCCCCTGATTGCGGCAATAGGCAAAATTAAATCGCCCAATTGGTTTTTCTTCTTCAAACCACCACATTTACCTAAAAATAAAACAGCTTTAGGTTTAATGGCCGTCAATAAGTCCATCATGGTTGCTGCCAAGGGGCTTCCCATACCAAAGTTGATAATCGTAATGCCATTTGCGGTAACACTTTGCATAGGCTTATCTAAACCCATAATCGGTGCATTATCGTTCCATTCAGAAAACATGCTTACATACTTGCTGAAATTGGTTAGCAGGATATAATCGCCAAATTGATCCAAGGGCCTACCGGTATAACGTGGCAACCAGTTTTTAACAATTTCATCTTTCGATTTTAGTCCAGATTTAACAGGAGTTTCTACTTCTTTTATTTTTTTCGATTTCTCTACAATTTCCTCGTCTTTTTTTACGTCTTTTTCTTCGTTCATATTCTTTTAGTTTTGAGCATAGCACTTGGCGCTTAGCGTTAACAAATATTGTATTAAAAAAAAATCCCCCCGCTTTCGCGAGAGGATTGAATTTTTAAGCGGCCTGCAACTTTTTAAAGTCGGCCTTTTCAAATTTCTCTATCGCGTAATCGAGATTGATGTGCAATTCCTTGACATCCGTCTGCGTTGGCGTATCAAACATCGCATCCAACATAATCGCTTCACAGATCGATCTTAAACCACGTGCCCCCAATTTATATTCCATTGCTTTATCTACAATAAAATTTAAAACATCTTCATCAAAAACAAGCTTTACGTCTTCATAAGCAAAAAGCTTTACATACTGCTTGATCAATGAATTTTTAGGTGCGGTTAAAATGTTTCTTAAAGATTCTTTATCCAATGGGTTTAAGTGGGAAAGAACCGGTATACGACCAATTAATTCCGGAATTAATCCAAAAGATTTCAAATCTTGAGGGGTAATATACTTATAAAGATTTTTAAGATCTAAAACTGTCTCATCTTTCTTAACTTTATAACCTACAGCCTGCGTGCGTAAACGGTTGGCAATTTTACGTTCAATGCCATCAAATGCCCCCCCACAGATAAACAGAATGTTATTTGTGTTTACCGGGATCATTTTCTGATCTGGGTGCTTACGTCCGCCCTGAGGTGGAACGTTTACAACTGTGCCTTCTAAAATTTTCAACAAAGCCTGCTGAACACCTTCTCCCGATACGTCACGTGTAATGGATGGGTTATCACTTTTACGCGCTACTTTATCTACCTCATCAATGTAAACGATACCGCGTTCAGCAGCTGTTACATCATAATCAGCAGCTTGAAGCAAACGTGTTAAAATACTTTCAACATCTTCACCGACATAACCTGCTTCGGTTAAAACCGTCGCATCGCAGATACAGAATGGTACATGCAAAATTTTCGCAATGGTTTTAGCCAAAAGTGTTTTACCAGTACCTGTTTCGCCCACCAACATGATATTTGATTTTTCGATCTCAATCTCGTCTTTATCAACTTTTTGATTTAAACGTTTGTAGTGATTGTAAACGGCAACGGATAATACCTTTTTAGCATCGTCCTGACCAATAACATACTGATCAAGATGTTGTTTAATTTCAAGAGGCTTTAATAAGTTTATCGCCTCTTGAATATTTTTTGTCCCTTTGGTCCCTAATTCTTGCGCAAGCAATTGATTGGCCTGGGTTACACATTTATCGCAGATAAACGCATCCATGCCCTCAATCAACATTAACGTTTCATGCTTGCCAGAATGGCAGAATGAACAACGGGATTCTTTATTTTGTTTCGCCATCTTTTTTTGCGTTTCTCGATAACACCTCATCAACCATACCAAATCCTTTTGCCTCGTCAGCTGTCATCCAGTAATCGCGATCTGAAGCTTTCTCTACCCAATCATATGTTTGCCCAGAGTGCTCTGAAATAATATCGTATAATTCTTTTTTCAATTTTAACATCTCTCTCAAATTGATCTCCATATCAGATGCTACACCTTGTGCGCCTCCTGATGGTTGGTGAATCATTACTCTTGAGTGGGGTAATGCAGCACGTTTTCCTTTTGCACCTGCTACCAATAAAACTGCTCCCATTGATGCGGCCATTCCTGTACAGATTGTAGCTACATCTGGCTGTATATATTGCATGGTATCATAAATACCTAAACCTGCATAAACCGAACCACCTGGCGAGTTAATGTAGATCTGGATATCTCTATCGGCATCTGTTGATTGCAAAAACAACAACTGAGCCTGAATGATATTGGCATTCTGATCGTAAATCGCATCACCTAAAAAGATAATACGGTCCATCATTAACCTGGAAAAAACATCCATTTGAGCTACATTCAACTGGCGTTCTTCAATGATATATGGTGTCATGCTCTTAGGGTCCAGATTAGCCTGAGCAATAAATTTATCTACGTGTAAACCGCCAATTCCCTGATGTTTAACGGCAAATTTTCTGAATTCTTGTGAATCTATGTTCATTATGTGAGTTTTTTAGCAGAGGGCATAGCGTTTTGAGCTCCTGTTCCCCATCGTTTCGTGAATAATAAAAAACCAAAATATAAATAATATTTCAATTATGTATTGCTTAGACAAAGAGTATACCATATCAAAATCTATGACAATATAGCACGCTCATGACTTCAAACTTTTAGAAAAGCTAGAAATCATCCTTGCTAAAATATCTAAATCTTCTAACAAATCTGCCAAATCCTTGTCAGAAACTAGTAATCTTAAATTTAATACTAAAAGAATATTAGCATTCTCAAAAACAGATCGATGTGCAAAGTTTAAGAATCTTCGAAAATCGGGTGTAGAGTTAGAGCCAGAACCTTCTGCAATATTATTAGATACGCTAAGAGCAGCTCCTCGAAGCTGCTCTGCGAATCTAAACTTTTTTATTTCTTCCAATTTCTCAGAAATATCAATCAATTTATTACCTACAATTATAGCCCTCTGCCAAATTAGCAAGTCTTGAAATCTAAATTTTGCCATTAGGCAAAATAAAATTTTATATCATGATATTAAAATCACCAGGCGCTATGCCCTATGCTTTTTTATCCAGCGCAATAAACTTATCGTAATCAATATCTTTTTGCTCTAAAGTAACAACAGATTTGATTTGTTCG from Flavobacterium sp. W4I14 includes these protein-coding regions:
- a CDS encoding hypothetical protein (product_source=Hypo-rule applied; cath_funfam=1.20.150.10; pfam=PF13777; superfamily=47082; transmembrane_helix_parts=Inside_1_6,TMhelix_7_24,Outside_25_27,TMhelix_28_50,Inside_51_62,TMhelix_63_85,Outside_86_99,TMhelix_100_119,Inside_120_137,TMhelix_138_160,Outside_161_192,TMhelix_193_212,Inside_213_261,TMhelix_262_284,Outside_285_303,TMhelix_304_323,Inside_324_334,TMhelix_335_357,Outside_358_371,TMhelix_372_390,Inside_391_396,TMhelix_397_419,Outside_420_520) — encoded protein: MKNRSNLLSLSVLLGGLLFTFLFWQERLALNLLIYSIYLLAITFINPDVVKSTKLKVYGLAHLLAAVLVVVNNSDLSVATYYISLLLFIGFSHNQQIRTIFAAFLASILQMITVPFNAVKHLSKISIGNFNLKPFFKLIKYIFIPVIAVIFFTCLYSAANNVFAHYAESVLTNIGLFFENILHFFFKDLSIERIIHFCFGLVITGGLLLAFFDKSLEKAELKCKEQLVRIRRTSGQKTIWYHIVETFSGNLLTRKMALKTEYIVGVISFVALNFLLLLLNAIDITTLWFGYKPSGNFSGELHQGTNTLIFSIVMAMAVILYFFRGNLNFYRKSKILRALAFTWMVQNFILIISVFIRDGYYIEFHGLTHKRIGVLVFAILCIIGLATVYLKVAKQKTIFYLFKVNGNIWFALLLAFSTINWDVLIVKYNLNHVDAVSIDPYYLISLSEKTLPFLDKNRSKIHPSTNNDSEVAKVDRPEEALMRKLDERIGYFKDRYEKSGWLSWNLQDWNTAEYFGISKK
- a CDS encoding hypothetical protein (product_source=Hypo-rule applied) translates to MKAKAFLIILTIGLFSWNYFYQLSTDKTLSHCIIDQIFSQQNIDFTEIENLDTDHMLIIAPYAQINIFQPNLKKDLRNIRNNGIRHLDHFNLAVFTKNIKSVSIAELSRKYVDFKKTQILIP
- a CDS encoding hypothetical protein (product_source=Hypo-rule applied; cath_funfam=1.20.85.10; superfamily=161070; transmembrane_helix_parts=Inside_1_12,TMhelix_13_35,Outside_36_44,TMhelix_45_62,Inside_63_73,TMhelix_74_96,Outside_97_102), giving the protein MKNQETLNSGKLRIIIILSVVASILAIPLIAMQFTNEVQWDLRDFVAAGILLLSTGLAIELVIRNMKTGTSRTIVLIVILIALFLIWAEMAVGIFGSPIAGS
- a CDS encoding hypothetical protein (product_source=Hypo-rule applied; cleavage_site_network=SignalP-noTM; superfamily=69304), producing MKKISSITLLSFTILASACTEESKTISTETSNIQTKSQPKIQYDSPIIIGKTDILLYPLRLNDGDYDSYKREGNSNHWNLIFHNVISGKSELLTKEKVIINSFNIGHSEHNPNNQNTLSDQFIYYNITDSDYDGNKKLTDRDPSKLYLSNLEGKSFIRISPNNYDVSSWKIDDKHDLILMDLIKDTNGDKEFDDKDEVEYFTYNLKTGALKTVFGKNFKDEIKNLAKKVL
- a CDS encoding succinyl-CoA synthetase beta subunit (product_source=KO:K01903; cath_funfam=3.30.470.20,3.40.50.261; cog=COG0045; ko=KO:K01903; pfam=PF00549,PF08442; superfamily=52210,56059; tigrfam=TIGR01016), whose product is MNIHEYQGKQILKSFGVNVQEGIVADTPEQAVEAAKQLKIDYNSDWVVIKAQIHAGGRGKGGGVKLAKNLEEVKQRATDIIGMQLVTPQTGPEGKLVSKILVAQDVYYPGASETKEFYISVLLDRAKGRNIIMYSTEGGMDIEEVAEHTPHLIFKEEIDPKVGLQGFQARKVAFNLGVSGAAHKEMVKFVTALYKAYEATDSSMFEINPVLKTSDDKVIAVDAKVNLDENALFRHPDYAAMRDVTEEDPMEVEASASNLNFVNLDGNVGCMVNGAGLAMATMDIIKLAGGEPANFLDVGGTANAQTVKAAFNIILKDPNVKAILINIFGGIVRCDRVAQGVIDAYKEIGNIPVPIICRLQGTNAEEAKKLIDESGLQVYSAIALKEAADLVTKVLAEQAQ
- a CDS encoding putative transcriptional regulator (product_source=KO:K07727; cath_funfam=1.10.260.40; cog=COG3655; ko=KO:K07727; pfam=PF13443; smart=SM00530; superfamily=47413); amino-acid sequence: MPIIINLDVMLARRKMSLTELSERVGITMSNLSILKTGKAKAIRLETLEAICKALDCQPGDILEFRAD
- a CDS encoding hypothetical protein (product_source=Hypo-rule applied; pfam=PF11188; transmembrane_helix_parts=Inside_1_12,TMhelix_13_35,Outside_36_150,TMhelix_151_173,Inside_174_185,TMhelix_186_208,Outside_209_232,TMhelix_233_255,Inside_256_273) is translated as MMKYNILARIIRALLMLVICLVSFTCLMDLGSYLFNTKRYISIPSGGELGDIGGQGTYLQIGMSISIPDTCIWYKNGSFETRSKTKYPGYDKFNRDRQNDSVITKKVTNTLVVLDKENEITVDNDLRMTGPVLLKFHSKSKIDNAFWFSYAQIRIYAIILLLVLLIKLVNIYLKGDFLCKRSFKLISFIGILLISVEFFELVCIFINAQIIPAVRLETKGLIGGFSNSGGADLHFNFGGSVNFSNIGIGIIIIILSKVIKDAVFIKQENDLTI
- a CDS encoding RNA polymerase primary sigma factor (product_source=KO:K03086; cath_funfam=1.10.10.10,1.10.601.10; cog=COG0568; ko=KO:K03086; pfam=PF00140,PF04539,PF04542,PF04545; superfamily=88946; tigrfam=TIGR02937) encodes the protein MRQLKITQSITNRESQSLDKYLHEIGKVDLITAEEEVILARKIREGDQAALERLTKTNLRFVVSVAKQYQNQGLTLGDLINEGNLGLIKAAKRFDETKGFKFISYAVWWIRQSILQAIAEQSRIVRLPLNQVGSLSKISKAFSKLEQEYEREPSPEELADILETTVDKISDTLSNSGRHVSMDAPFVQGEENTLLDVLENHEPNTDSSLINESLSEEIKRSLSTLTEREREIIVLFFGLGSNHPLSLEEIGEKFNLTRERVRQIKDKALQRLRHTSRSKILKSYLG
- a CDS encoding putative neutral ceramidase superfamily lipid hydrolase (product_source=COG3356; cog=COG3356; superfamily=48317; transmembrane_helix_parts=Outside_1_14,TMhelix_15_37,Inside_38_43,TMhelix_44_66,Outside_67_80,TMhelix_81_103,Inside_104_120) gives rise to the protein MSIGLLKKSLTIYKPIFLWNVLVSLLTSVFFILNGFKEPEIYSFAVFIKLIGWVFSVAIYFMFYQSTAYFFKNQGIGFRKIMTNLILYDLIVFIGILIISSICKDFLSIVLTKLLQIGKY